In Myxococcaceae bacterium JPH2, a single genomic region encodes these proteins:
- a CDS encoding endonuclease/exonuclease/phosphatase family protein, which yields MELTLVSYNIHSGIGLDGVFDLDRVGQVLREVNADILALQEVGDFRGQTPCEDQPEHLAELLGMHLAFGPNVVLNGRRYGNAILTRLPICRSKNYDLSVPRREPRGALRCDLDLGAGQLLHVFSLHMGLSVGERRRQEALLLSADILSDAVRKDPLVVCGDFNSWGPGPVPALVRRALHDAALALRVPARTYPTRWPLLRLDRIYVDAGVKPLALHPHRTALSRQASDHLPLVLRFQAPIVVATRRSPPVQLIG from the coding sequence GTGGAGCTGACGCTCGTCTCGTACAACATCCACAGCGGGATCGGCCTGGACGGCGTATTCGACCTGGACCGTGTGGGGCAGGTCCTGCGCGAGGTGAACGCGGACATCCTCGCGCTCCAGGAGGTGGGCGACTTCCGGGGCCAGACGCCGTGCGAGGACCAGCCCGAGCACCTCGCGGAACTCCTGGGCATGCACCTGGCGTTCGGGCCCAACGTGGTGCTCAACGGCCGGCGCTACGGCAATGCCATCCTCACGCGGCTGCCCATCTGTCGCTCGAAGAACTACGACCTGAGCGTCCCCCGGCGTGAGCCGCGTGGGGCGCTTCGGTGCGACCTGGACCTGGGCGCGGGGCAGTTGCTGCACGTGTTCAGCCTCCACATGGGGCTGTCCGTGGGAGAGCGGCGCCGGCAGGAGGCGCTGCTGCTGTCGGCGGACATCCTGAGCGACGCCGTGCGCAAGGACCCGCTCGTCGTGTGCGGGGACTTCAACTCCTGGGGCCCAGGGCCTGTGCCCGCGTTGGTGCGCCGGGCGCTCCACGACGCGGCGCTGGCCCTCCGGGTCCCGGCGCGCACCTATCCCACCCGCTGGCCGCTCTTGCGATTGGACCGCATCTACGTGGATGCCGGGGTGAAGCCGCTCGCGCTGCACCCCCACCGAACGGCCCTGAGTCGTCAGGCCTCGGACCACCTGCCGCTGGTGCTGCGCTTCCAGGCTCCCATCGTGGTCGCGACTCGGCGCTCTCCGCCCGTGCAGCTCATCGGCTAG
- a CDS encoding YtxH domain-containing protein has product MLSLKDIKKLDRDDVLELIGLESRRGPVEQFAPVLGAFAAGLLVGAGLGLLFAQKPGDQLRGDLRQRLQSGQDALSNAINGSRGEASSSQQVPPASRTA; this is encoded by the coding sequence ATGTTGAGCTTGAAGGACATCAAGAAGCTGGACCGAGACGACGTGCTGGAGCTGATCGGGCTGGAGTCGCGCCGCGGCCCCGTGGAGCAGTTCGCGCCCGTGCTGGGCGCGTTCGCCGCGGGCCTCCTGGTGGGCGCGGGGCTGGGTCTGCTGTTCGCGCAGAAGCCGGGGGATCAGCTCCGGGGAGACCTGCGCCAGCGCCTGCAGAGCGGCCAGGACGCGCTGTCCAACGCCATCAACGGCTCGCGGGGCGAGGCGTCCTCCTCGCAGCAGGTTCCTCCCGCTTCTCGCACGGCCTGA
- a CDS encoding DUF3618 domain-containing protein, whose amino-acid sequence MAASNEQPKPVRPRTSAALRAEIERTRADLATSVSALREEVAVATDWRGWVRRHPYTCVGAAFLVGYVLGSRRGGER is encoded by the coding sequence ATGGCCGCTAGCAACGAACAGCCCAAGCCCGTGCGCCCGCGCACGAGCGCGGCCCTGCGCGCGGAAATCGAGCGGACGCGGGCCGACCTGGCCACCTCGGTCAGCGCGCTGCGCGAGGAGGTGGCGGTGGCCACCGATTGGCGAGGCTGGGTGCGCCGCCATCCGTACACGTGCGTGGGCGCCGCGTTCCTCGTGGGCTATGTGCTCGGTTCGCGGCGGGGTGGCGAGCGCTGA
- a CDS encoding (2Fe-2S) ferredoxin domain-containing protein, whose amino-acid sequence MKRYRLSVCKGSSCRAGGADSVHAAARDELSARSLVPRCELYRGGCYGFCHMGPNVVVREDTGRKKDPLSPEDYQLMGWEGEVYYSAMTAEKMRRVVAEHIQQDTPVRELFGQPDSDSGEE is encoded by the coding sequence ATGAAGCGCTACCGCCTCTCGGTGTGTAAGGGCTCCAGCTGTCGGGCGGGTGGAGCGGACAGCGTCCACGCCGCGGCGCGAGACGAGCTGAGTGCCCGCAGCCTGGTGCCTCGTTGCGAGCTGTACCGCGGGGGCTGCTACGGCTTCTGCCACATGGGGCCCAACGTGGTGGTGCGCGAGGACACCGGCCGCAAGAAGGACCCGCTCTCGCCCGAGGACTACCAACTCATGGGCTGGGAGGGCGAGGTCTACTACTCGGCCATGACGGCGGAGAAGATGCGCCGCGTGGTGGCCGAGCACATCCAGCAGGACACACCCGTGCGCGAGCTGTTCGGTCAGCCGGACTCGGACTCAGGCGAGGAGTAG
- a CDS encoding NADH-quinone oxidoreductase subunit I produces the protein MAYKATQDPRTDLRERTYIPELLRGLAITTRHFFRNMFGTRDTNPQVVDRKGLSLMTTVEYPEEKPIYPEGYRGLHRLVPREDGKPRCVACYMCATICPAQCIYIEAGEYETETSDSESRVIEKFPTQFVIDELRCVVCGLCVDACPKDAIRMDTGTHTPSEYSRQNFVYDIPKLLKGPAVSHPSDPWNKREGSEEPHHVHKEAHTRIGEGLVQLKTPQLGAGHGKAPAHGSQTVVTQQGPIQVTRFLK, from the coding sequence ATGGCGTACAAGGCGACCCAGGATCCCCGGACGGACCTCCGCGAGCGGACGTACATCCCCGAGCTGTTGCGCGGCCTGGCCATCACGACCCGGCACTTCTTCCGCAACATGTTCGGGACGCGTGACACCAACCCTCAGGTGGTGGACCGCAAGGGCCTCAGCCTGATGACGACGGTGGAGTACCCGGAGGAGAAGCCCATCTACCCCGAGGGGTACCGTGGCCTCCACCGGTTGGTTCCGCGCGAGGACGGCAAGCCGCGCTGCGTGGCTTGCTACATGTGCGCCACCATCTGCCCGGCGCAGTGCATCTACATCGAGGCGGGCGAGTACGAGACCGAGACGAGCGACTCCGAGTCGCGCGTCATCGAGAAGTTCCCCACCCAGTTCGTCATCGACGAGCTGCGCTGCGTGGTGTGCGGCCTCTGCGTGGATGCGTGCCCCAAGGACGCCATCCGCATGGACACCGGCACGCACACGCCCTCCGAGTACAGCCGGCAGAACTTCGTCTACGACATCCCCAAGCTGCTCAAGGGGCCGGCGGTGTCTCACCCGTCGGATCCGTGGAACAAGCGCGAGGGCTCCGAGGAGCCGCACCACGTCCACAAGGAGGCCCACACGCGCATTGGCGAGGGCCTGGTGCAGCTCAAGACGCCGCAGCTCGGCGCGGGCCACGGCAAGGCGCCCGCGCACGGCTCCCAGACGGTGGTGACGCAGCAGGGCCCCATCCAGGTGACGCGCTTCCTCAAGTAG
- a CDS encoding M23 family metallopeptidase, protein MPAPRLVFVALLATCIEAVAAQPAPTSEKPPAEPTRQSAPETRPHLILQPGTAKPGDPVLVTVRGLAGLPSGTLGGKALRFVPWQGGAMAISGLSVDLAPGRVDVKVTVPASAGTAPVELSGTLEVVPPGYPERELRVASKYVDPPKDVKARMEADRRAFAIAFAQPLQAPFFGQNFAWPRPATITAPFGDRRSFNGKLQSQHFGTDLDGATGEPILAANDGVVVMTRENQAAGNTVIVHHGGGLFTTYFHMSRILVKNGARVKQGERLGLVGKTGRVTGPHLHWGVKVDDLWVDGQSLLKLDFFPAPLASPSLAAPNLAHGSPELGNP, encoded by the coding sequence ATGCCTGCGCCTCGCCTCGTCTTCGTCGCCCTGCTCGCCACCTGCATCGAGGCCGTCGCGGCGCAACCCGCCCCCACGTCCGAGAAGCCCCCGGCGGAGCCGACCCGCCAGAGCGCCCCCGAGACGCGGCCCCACCTCATCCTCCAGCCCGGGACGGCCAAGCCCGGCGACCCCGTGCTGGTGACGGTGCGCGGGCTCGCGGGCCTGCCCTCGGGCACCCTGGGGGGCAAGGCCCTGCGCTTCGTCCCGTGGCAGGGCGGCGCCATGGCCATCTCCGGCCTCTCGGTGGACCTGGCCCCCGGACGCGTCGACGTGAAGGTCACCGTCCCCGCGTCAGCGGGCACGGCCCCCGTGGAACTCAGCGGCACCCTGGAGGTCGTCCCGCCCGGCTATCCCGAGCGAGAGCTGCGCGTGGCCTCGAAGTACGTGGATCCGCCGAAGGACGTGAAGGCGCGCATGGAGGCGGATCGCCGCGCGTTCGCCATCGCCTTCGCGCAGCCGCTCCAGGCGCCGTTCTTCGGACAGAACTTCGCGTGGCCGCGCCCGGCCACCATCACCGCGCCGTTCGGAGACCGCCGCTCGTTCAACGGCAAGCTCCAGAGCCAGCACTTCGGCACGGACCTGGACGGCGCGACGGGCGAGCCCATCCTCGCCGCCAACGACGGCGTGGTGGTGATGACGCGCGAGAACCAGGCCGCCGGCAACACCGTCATCGTCCATCACGGCGGCGGCCTGTTCACGACCTACTTCCACATGTCGCGCATCCTCGTGAAGAACGGCGCGCGGGTGAAGCAGGGCGAGCGACTCGGCCTCGTGGGCAAGACGGGCCGCGTGACGGGCCCCCACCTCCACTGGGGCGTGAAGGTGGATGACCTGTGGGTGGATGGCCAGTCGTTGCTCAAGCTGGACTTCTTCCCCGCCCCGCTCGCGTCACCCAGCCTCGCGGCACCGAACCTCGCGCACGGCTCACCCGAGCTGGGGAATCCCTAG
- a CDS encoding 3-keto-5-aminohexanoate cleavage protein, whose amino-acid sequence MALVQDKVIVTCALDGVLTKREQCPYIPYSPVEIAEEARRAYEAGAAVVHIHAREPDTGDQSWSTDIYRQIRDEVRKRSPIIINFSTGGFNMGVEGEDEKRARIGYVNETRPEMAALNMGSMNYAKYSEKRKGFVFDFVFPNPFSDIIIAAEAMRAGGSKPELECFDVGHIHNAQPLIAMGLLKPPLQYSFVLGVLGGVAPTMENLAHMARQVGPEDTWEVIGISKVQWPLVMGALVLGGNIRVGLEDNFYLDTAGREMAKGNGPLVEKAVRLARDAGREPMTPAEARAALGIPQLG is encoded by the coding sequence ATGGCCCTGGTGCAGGACAAGGTCATCGTCACGTGCGCGCTGGACGGCGTGCTGACCAAGCGCGAGCAGTGCCCGTACATCCCGTACTCGCCCGTGGAGATCGCCGAGGAGGCGCGCCGGGCCTATGAGGCGGGCGCGGCCGTGGTGCACATCCACGCGCGCGAGCCCGACACCGGAGATCAGTCCTGGAGCACGGACATCTACCGGCAGATTCGCGACGAGGTCCGCAAGCGCAGCCCCATCATCATCAACTTCTCTACCGGTGGCTTCAACATGGGGGTGGAGGGGGAGGACGAGAAGCGCGCGCGCATCGGCTACGTGAACGAGACGCGGCCCGAGATGGCGGCGCTCAACATGGGCTCGATGAACTACGCGAAGTACTCCGAGAAGCGGAAGGGCTTCGTCTTCGACTTCGTGTTCCCCAACCCGTTCTCGGACATCATCATCGCCGCCGAGGCCATGCGCGCGGGCGGCTCCAAGCCGGAGCTGGAGTGCTTCGACGTGGGGCACATCCACAACGCGCAGCCGCTCATCGCGATGGGGCTGCTGAAGCCGCCGCTCCAGTACAGCTTCGTGCTCGGCGTGTTGGGGGGCGTGGCTCCGACGATGGAGAACCTGGCGCACATGGCGCGGCAGGTGGGCCCCGAGGACACCTGGGAGGTGATTGGCATCTCCAAGGTGCAGTGGCCGCTCGTGATGGGCGCGCTGGTGCTCGGCGGCAACATCCGCGTGGGCCTGGAGGACAACTTCTACCTGGACACCGCGGGCCGCGAGATGGCGAAGGGCAACGGCCCGCTGGTGGAGAAGGCCGTGCGCCTGGCGCGCGACGCGGGCCGCGAGCCCATGACGCCCGCCGAGGCTCGCGCGGCGCTAGGGATTCCCCAGCTCGGGTGA
- a CDS encoding NADH-quinone oxidoreductase subunit H, producing the protein MSRILTMLVAMATIVVALAGGVATAYVVGGLAEAHLFTGASRLTNIIFLMLVFVMIIATLLTLAERKWSAFMQDRVGPNRARLGIPGLKNRSLGGIPHIITDVLKMLTKEDFVPGLANKFLFNLGPLLAFAPVFALFAVVPAGPTVSVFGQKVDMVVATPDFGILYLFAIASLAVYGTALAGWSSNNKFALLGGVRASAQMISYEVALGLSLVGLFLTFSSVQLPALVGDVASALSPATGQGKYLWSTQVFGLDIGIPAWGFIIQPLGFIGFFVASFAETKRAPFDVPEGESEIIGYFVEYSGMKFGMFMISEFVEVVVLAGVTTALFFGGHNLPVFGEALANNAFMQEHGWVYGTILGTVFWLKVLLLIWVQLVIRWTFPRFRYDQIQSLGWKILLPVGLVNVFVTAALVLWDPSLRALGVVGILEIAVFMALTLSKKEKSEAGAHGDAHGHGHDHGHAAPAGAHADPHPSAAGAH; encoded by the coding sequence ATGAGTCGCATCCTGACAATGCTGGTGGCCATGGCCACCATCGTCGTCGCCCTCGCGGGCGGCGTCGCGACGGCGTACGTGGTGGGTGGTCTGGCAGAGGCCCACTTGTTCACGGGCGCCAGCCGGCTGACGAACATCATCTTCCTGATGCTCGTCTTCGTGATGATCATCGCCACGCTGCTCACGCTCGCCGAGCGCAAGTGGAGCGCGTTCATGCAGGACCGCGTGGGTCCCAACCGCGCGCGCCTGGGCATCCCGGGCCTGAAGAACCGCTCCCTCGGCGGCATCCCGCACATCATCACCGACGTGCTGAAGATGCTGACGAAGGAGGACTTCGTCCCGGGGCTTGCCAACAAGTTCCTGTTCAACCTGGGCCCCCTGCTCGCCTTCGCGCCGGTGTTCGCGCTGTTCGCCGTGGTGCCCGCCGGCCCCACGGTGTCGGTGTTCGGCCAGAAGGTGGACATGGTGGTGGCCACGCCGGACTTCGGCATCCTCTACCTGTTCGCCATCGCGTCGCTGGCCGTGTACGGCACGGCGCTCGCCGGCTGGTCCTCCAACAACAAGTTCGCGCTGCTGGGCGGCGTTCGCGCCTCCGCGCAGATGATCTCCTACGAGGTCGCGCTGGGCCTGTCGCTCGTGGGCCTGTTCCTGACCTTCTCCTCCGTGCAGCTCCCCGCGCTGGTGGGTGACGTGGCCAGCGCCCTGTCGCCGGCCACCGGTCAGGGCAAGTACCTGTGGAGCACGCAGGTGTTCGGGCTGGACATCGGCATCCCCGCCTGGGGCTTCATCATCCAGCCGCTGGGCTTCATCGGGTTCTTCGTCGCGTCGTTCGCCGAGACCAAGCGCGCCCCCTTCGACGTGCCGGAAGGCGAGTCGGAGATCATCGGCTACTTCGTCGAGTACTCCGGCATGAAGTTCGGCATGTTCATGATCTCCGAGTTCGTGGAGGTCGTGGTGCTGGCCGGCGTGACGACGGCGCTGTTCTTCGGTGGGCACAACCTGCCTGTCTTCGGCGAGGCGCTGGCGAACAACGCCTTCATGCAGGAGCACGGCTGGGTCTACGGCACCATCCTGGGCACGGTGTTCTGGCTGAAGGTCCTCCTCCTCATCTGGGTGCAGCTGGTCATCCGCTGGACCTTCCCGCGCTTCCGGTACGATCAGATCCAGTCGCTCGGCTGGAAGATCCTCCTGCCGGTGGGCCTGGTGAACGTGTTCGTCACGGCGGCCCTGGTGCTGTGGGATCCGTCGCTGCGCGCCCTGGGCGTGGTGGGCATCCTGGAGATTGCGGTCTTCATGGCCCTGACGCTGTCGAAGAAGGAGAAGTCGGAGGCCGGTGCGCACGGCGACGCGCACGGGCACGGGCATGACCACGGGCACGCGGCGCCGGCTGGCGCCCATGCGGATCCCCATCCCTCTGCGGCGGGCGCGCACTAA
- a CDS encoding phage holin family protein, which yields MHVGSEQTERGITALVGRMAEGFSRLVSQHLQLARMELSEDARAMGLDVARIAVFVPFILVGYAFVCGALAAALVPWTGWAGALAAVGLLNLVGGGLGVAHAVSRLKARQMMDDTSDELSRSMAVFTRPPPRPAPAESGVNTLRESSPSPFQEPPHGR from the coding sequence ATGCACGTGGGGAGTGAACAGACGGAACGCGGCATCACCGCGCTCGTCGGGCGCATGGCGGAGGGCTTCAGTCGGCTGGTGTCGCAGCACCTGCAACTCGCTCGGATGGAGCTGTCCGAGGATGCGCGCGCCATGGGCCTGGACGTGGCGAGGATCGCCGTGTTCGTTCCCTTCATCCTCGTGGGCTACGCCTTCGTGTGCGGCGCCCTGGCCGCGGCGCTCGTCCCCTGGACGGGCTGGGCGGGTGCGCTCGCGGCGGTGGGGTTGCTCAACCTCGTGGGCGGCGGACTGGGTGTGGCCCATGCGGTGTCGCGACTGAAAGCGCGCCAGATGATGGATGATACGTCCGATGAGCTGTCGCGCAGCATGGCGGTCTTCACGCGGCCGCCGCCCCGGCCTGCTCCGGCGGAGTCGGGAGTGAATACCCTGCGCGAGTCCTCGCCATCGCCCTTCCAGGAGCCGCCGCATGGCCGCTAG
- a CDS encoding adenylate/guanylate cyclase domain-containing protein, producing the protein MGAGAYQGAGRSILCPSVQGLRAHSAGRRFLKRLGFSLLQAALFGSLMGLLVSQRPQRVSSAEEAPSMLSPTGLVEAASRGVDSWERVFYDWRARKLGERSARSDQVVVVAVDDETLAEAQQSVRPGIAAYPWPRQVVGSMVHRLVGEGASLVVLDSLYPELSPRACTVSPKAGRSALSEDDDAFRELLDQDPGHSVLAFGWGSEGARTLPLAGRLWPYRVRLGSYVALAEARVRAQTVLTLRRPAFVIPAGSAMEVWAGVADEGEGRLLGAQLGEAQPAVQERRATDDAYALSSTDLFVAMTEVVVQGLDPEKLVEVRQLQHPVTPLLGAASAYGAATLSADPDGVVRGVPHLVLYSPRGGERHVLPSLPLAAAMRLAGTRQLRYAQGRLYIGDAYSVPMDESGYSLVRWDSPVAGRGTRGSLGRSVRGWNVLVNLFDAQDERPPRFENDVKGRAVILTNTTSYAPEGRDTPIGRGLPGGAILGQALANILQSEGITRARTDLDLLLTVGLAFLGAFLALSISWLLRSLGGALLYVGGLGAAAAGYVVLSGYVFVEDHLWIAVAGPLLAMAFAFVSTTVYAFRNEQDVRDFVHSALGRYVSPEVARLVARDVSLMRPERRKMTVYLSDIDGFTRLSEQMPPEQLVQLLNAYLTEMTAVVRSTAGQVDKYVGDAVMAFWGAPVRTDRHAHLACEAALKMRAVLAEKQPLWEKKFGHRLTFRAGLDTGEVLVGDMGSELKSNYTVMGEAVNMASRLEAANKAYGTYVLAGEATAQLASDSYVFREVDRVRLRNRAQPLRLHELLGRRGDFTAKMQEGLTLYEKALTAYHQRRFMDAQELFRRCATEYGDTVAAVYAERCQGLILMPPPEEWDGVHPLGEQ; encoded by the coding sequence ATGGGCGCAGGAGCATACCAAGGCGCCGGCCGGAGTATCCTCTGCCCGTCCGTGCAAGGTCTCCGAGCCCATTCCGCTGGTCGGCGTTTCCTCAAGCGCCTCGGCTTTTCACTCCTGCAGGCGGCCCTCTTCGGCAGCTTGATGGGGCTGCTCGTGTCGCAGCGCCCGCAGCGCGTGTCCTCCGCGGAAGAAGCGCCGAGCATGTTGTCACCCACGGGGCTGGTGGAAGCGGCCTCGCGAGGGGTGGACTCCTGGGAGCGCGTCTTCTACGACTGGCGCGCGCGCAAGCTGGGCGAACGCTCGGCGCGCTCGGACCAGGTCGTGGTCGTCGCCGTCGATGACGAGACGCTCGCCGAGGCCCAGCAGAGCGTTCGCCCGGGCATCGCCGCGTACCCCTGGCCCCGCCAGGTGGTGGGCAGCATGGTGCATCGGCTGGTGGGGGAGGGCGCCTCGCTGGTGGTGCTGGATTCGCTGTATCCCGAACTCAGTCCCCGCGCCTGCACCGTGAGCCCCAAGGCGGGGCGCTCGGCGCTCTCCGAGGACGACGACGCGTTTCGCGAGCTGCTCGATCAAGACCCCGGCCACTCGGTGCTCGCGTTTGGCTGGGGCTCAGAAGGCGCGCGGACGTTGCCACTCGCCGGGCGGCTCTGGCCCTATCGCGTCCGACTGGGCAGCTACGTCGCGTTGGCCGAGGCCCGCGTCCGAGCCCAGACCGTCCTCACCCTGCGTCGGCCCGCCTTCGTCATCCCCGCCGGGAGCGCGATGGAAGTCTGGGCCGGGGTGGCGGACGAAGGAGAAGGCCGCCTCCTCGGCGCGCAGCTCGGTGAGGCGCAGCCCGCGGTCCAGGAGCGCCGCGCCACGGATGATGCGTACGCCCTGTCGTCCACGGACCTCTTCGTGGCGATGACGGAGGTCGTCGTCCAGGGGCTCGACCCCGAGAAGCTCGTGGAGGTGCGCCAGCTCCAGCACCCCGTGACGCCCCTATTGGGCGCGGCGAGCGCATATGGGGCCGCGACCCTGTCAGCGGATCCAGATGGCGTGGTGCGCGGAGTGCCGCACCTGGTGCTCTACAGCCCGCGCGGCGGTGAGCGCCACGTGCTGCCCTCGTTGCCCCTGGCCGCGGCGATGCGACTGGCGGGCACGCGACAGCTCCGCTACGCGCAGGGCCGGCTCTACATCGGCGACGCCTACTCGGTGCCCATGGATGAGTCGGGCTACAGCCTGGTGCGCTGGGACTCGCCCGTCGCGGGGCGCGGGACGCGGGGCTCGCTGGGGCGCTCTGTCCGCGGCTGGAACGTGCTCGTCAACCTCTTCGACGCGCAGGACGAGCGGCCTCCGCGCTTCGAGAACGACGTGAAGGGGCGCGCCGTCATCCTCACCAACACGACGAGCTATGCCCCAGAGGGCCGTGACACGCCCATCGGTCGGGGACTGCCGGGGGGCGCCATCCTCGGGCAGGCGCTGGCGAACATCCTCCAGTCGGAGGGCATCACGCGCGCGCGGACGGACCTGGACCTGCTGCTGACCGTGGGGCTCGCCTTCCTCGGGGCGTTCCTCGCGCTGTCCATCAGCTGGCTGTTGCGCTCGCTGGGTGGCGCGCTGCTGTACGTGGGGGGCCTGGGCGCGGCCGCCGCGGGCTACGTGGTCCTCTCCGGCTACGTCTTCGTCGAGGACCACCTGTGGATCGCCGTGGCCGGACCGCTCCTGGCCATGGCCTTCGCGTTCGTCTCCACCACCGTCTACGCCTTCCGCAACGAGCAGGACGTGCGCGACTTCGTCCACAGCGCGCTCGGTCGCTACGTCAGCCCCGAGGTCGCGCGGCTGGTCGCACGGGACGTCAGCCTCATGCGGCCCGAGCGCCGGAAGATGACGGTGTACCTCTCCGACATCGATGGCTTCACGCGCCTGTCCGAGCAGATGCCGCCCGAGCAGCTCGTGCAGTTGCTCAACGCCTACCTCACGGAGATGACGGCGGTGGTGCGCTCGACGGCGGGGCAGGTGGACAAGTACGTGGGCGACGCGGTGATGGCGTTCTGGGGCGCGCCCGTGCGCACGGACCGGCACGCGCACCTGGCCTGCGAGGCCGCGCTGAAGATGCGCGCGGTGCTCGCGGAGAAGCAGCCCCTCTGGGAGAAGAAGTTCGGCCACCGCCTCACCTTCCGCGCCGGCCTGGACACGGGCGAGGTGCTGGTGGGCGACATGGGCAGCGAGCTGAAGTCCAACTACACCGTGATGGGCGAGGCGGTGAACATGGCCAGCCGCCTGGAGGCCGCCAACAAGGCCTACGGCACCTACGTGCTCGCGGGCGAGGCCACCGCGCAGCTCGCCAGCGACAGCTACGTGTTCCGCGAGGTGGACCGCGTGCGCCTGCGCAACCGAGCGCAGCCCCTGCGCCTGCACGAGCTGCTGGGGCGGCGCGGCGACTTCACCGCGAAGATGCAGGAGGGCCTCACGCTCTACGAGAAGGCCCTCACCGCGTACCACCAGCGCCGCTTCATGGACGCGCAGGAACTCTTCCGCCGCTGTGCCACCGAGTACGGCGACACCGTGGCCGCCGTCTACGCCGAGCGCTGCCAGGGCCTCATCCTCATGCCTCCGCCCGAGGAGTGGGACGGCGTGCATCCCCTCGGCGAGCAGTGA
- a CDS encoding (2Fe-2S)-binding protein produces MSDNDTKKPTGDAVAVASPKPPAPPPPGPPPKPQPKNPGFVTCTIDGKEVVVKPGTNMIEAAKQVGSDIPYYCYHPRLSIAANCRICLIEASNAPKLVPACQTPLAEGVAVKTTTPKVKEQQRAVMEFLLLNHPVDCSICDQAGECKLQDYYMKYDYRPSRLEGGKALKNKRKVLGPRVVLDQERCIMCTRCVRFMNEIPRESQLGVFGRGSHERIDVFPGNDLSSNYSLNTVDVCPVGALLSRDFRFKARAWFLSATPSVCTGCSRGCTTYADWMSQDTYRYRPRENEEINKSWMCDQGRLSYKDLNTDRVLFPLVGREAAQAKGSARPELTRQEAAQAAAKQLKPLVGSAKLAVLASPVASNEALLAGLSFAKTVLGVSAVYVGGRPQGAADHFLMTADKNPNRKGLETIAQGLGLAVKGFEDLSAAIQSGKVTGVYAIGTEVPGNADAFAKLEVFVAQAQNESPVTAQATVLLPASAHIEDEGTFTQQDGITQRFRKAYPSKGDAVPHWKWAAELTRELGGEAAWASARDVWRALSGKVAAFAEFNWDKASPPDREKPGINPLPSGADGRPPGYREFGAPRVRGI; encoded by the coding sequence GTGAGCGACAACGACACGAAGAAGCCCACTGGGGATGCCGTGGCCGTGGCGTCCCCGAAGCCCCCCGCCCCGCCCCCGCCGGGCCCGCCGCCCAAGCCACAGCCCAAGAACCCGGGCTTCGTCACCTGCACCATCGACGGCAAGGAAGTCGTCGTGAAGCCGGGGACGAACATGATCGAGGCGGCCAAGCAGGTCGGCTCGGACATCCCGTACTACTGCTACCACCCGCGCCTCTCCATCGCGGCCAACTGCCGCATCTGCCTCATCGAGGCGTCCAACGCGCCCAAGCTCGTCCCGGCGTGCCAGACGCCGCTGGCCGAGGGCGTCGCCGTCAAGACGACGACCCCCAAGGTCAAGGAGCAGCAGCGCGCGGTGATGGAGTTCCTGCTGCTCAACCACCCGGTCGACTGCTCCATCTGCGACCAGGCCGGTGAGTGCAAGCTGCAGGACTACTACATGAAGTACGACTACCGCCCCTCGCGTCTCGAGGGCGGCAAGGCCCTGAAGAACAAGCGCAAGGTGCTGGGGCCCCGCGTCGTCCTGGACCAGGAGCGCTGCATCATGTGCACGCGCTGCGTCCGCTTCATGAACGAGATTCCGCGCGAGTCGCAGCTCGGCGTGTTCGGCCGCGGCAGCCACGAGCGCATCGACGTGTTCCCGGGCAACGACCTGTCCAGCAACTACTCGCTGAACACCGTGGACGTGTGCCCCGTGGGCGCGCTGCTCAGCCGCGACTTCCGCTTCAAGGCGCGCGCCTGGTTCCTCTCCGCCACCCCGTCGGTGTGCACGGGCTGCTCGCGCGGCTGCACCACGTACGCGGACTGGATGTCCCAGGACACCTACCGCTACCGCCCGCGGGAGAACGAGGAGATCAACAAGAGCTGGATGTGCGACCAGGGCCGGCTCTCGTACAAGGACCTCAACACGGACCGCGTGCTCTTCCCGCTGGTGGGCCGTGAGGCCGCCCAGGCCAAGGGCAGCGCGCGTCCGGAGCTGACGCGGCAGGAGGCCGCGCAGGCCGCCGCCAAGCAGCTCAAGCCGCTGGTGGGCAGCGCGAAGCTCGCGGTGCTGGCCTCGCCGGTCGCCTCCAACGAGGCGCTGCTGGCGGGCCTGTCCTTCGCCAAGACGGTGCTGGGCGTCAGCGCGGTGTACGTGGGCGGCCGCCCCCAGGGCGCGGCGGACCACTTCCTGATGACGGCGGACAAGAACCCCAACCGCAAGGGCCTGGAGACCATCGCCCAGGGGCTGGGGCTCGCCGTCAAGGGCTTCGAGGACCTCTCGGCCGCCATCCAGTCCGGCAAGGTCACGGGCGTGTACGCCATCGGGACCGAGGTGCCGGGCAACGCCGACGCCTTCGCGAAGCTCGAGGTGTTCGTCGCCCAGGCGCAGAACGAGTCGCCCGTCACGGCGCAGGCCACGGTGCTCCTGCCGGCCAGCGCGCACATCGAGGACGAGGGCACGTTCACGCAGCAGGACGGCATCACCCAGCGCTTCCGCAAGGCGTACCCCTCCAAGGGGGACGCGGTGCCGCACTGGAAGTGGGCCGCGGAGCTGACGCGCGAGCTGGGCGGCGAGGCCGCTTGGGCGTCCGCGCGGGACGTGTGGCGCGCGCTCTCCGGCAAGGTGGCCGCGTTCGCCGAGTTCAACTGGGACAAGGCCTCTCCGCCGGACCGGGAGAAGCCGGGCATCAACCCGCTGCCGTCCGGAGCCGATGGCCGTCCGCCCGGGTACCGTGAGTTCGGCGCGCCGCGAGTGAGGGGTATCTAG